The Syntrophorhabdaceae bacterium genome includes the window GGATATAGCGAAGAAGGCCGGGAAGGTGGGTAAGGACATGAAAGGTGATGCCGGCAACACCATCGGCAAGATCCTTTCCGGTGCCAACCTGCTCAAGGCCCTCTATCTGCTGATCGGTTTATGGATACTCGGCGGTATCAGTATGGCCATTATGGGCATGTCCTTTGGTAAATTCACCCTTGGGTTCCCTATTGTTTATATCCTGTCTGCGCTCTCCTTCCTTGTTGCAGGAAATACCACAGTTACCCACTACGGCCTTGAGGTCGTTTTTTGGTCACTCATCTTCGGTCTGATCATCAGCAACACCGTCGGTGTCCCTGAATGGCTCAAGACCGCCGTCAAGACAGAGTTTTTTATCAAGATCGGCCTTGTCCTTCTCGGCGCCGAGGTGCTCTTCACGACGATCGCAAAGGTAGGGGCCTACGGGATGATACAGTCAATCATCGTCATTCTTGCCGTTTTCTATGTATGCTACTGGATAGCAAAGAAGCTCGGCCTTGACGATGAATTCGCGTCAATCCTTGGTACCGCAGTTTCTATCTGCGGCGTCTCCGCTGCCATTGCTGCTGGAGGTGCCGTTAAGGGTGACCAGAAGAAGATAAGCCACACCATATCGCTGGTCCTCCTCTGCGCTATACCAATGCTGATAATAGAGCCCCTTATTGCAAAAGGAGTAGGCATGTCGGCGGCAGTAGCGGGCGCATGGATCGGCGGGACGATCGATACAACAGGTGCCGTGGTTGCAGCGGGTGCTATTGCCGGTGATGCAGCGATGGCCGTCGCCGTTGTCGTCAAGATGGCACAGAACGTGCTGATCGGGTTTGTTGCATTCTTCCTTGCCATCTGGTTTACCTTCAAGGGACAGGCCGCAGGTGAAAAACCGA containing:
- a CDS encoding putative sulfate exporter family transporter, which translates into the protein MEEKKQGIDWTTLWKKDDWMSVWIGFLILIIFMAGATFKLPGWKWMTDGAFFEKAAGAASKVEALAKDAEGKGEQNVQKELLALKTAIDGKDRKAIGDAAGKVEKVAKDAKDKDIAKKAGKVGKDMKGDAGNTIGKILSGANLLKALYLLIGLWILGGISMAIMGMSFGKFTLGFPIVYILSALSFLVAGNTTVTHYGLEVVFWSLIFGLIISNTVGVPEWLKTAVKTEFFIKIGLVLLGAEVLFTTIAKVGAYGMIQSIIVILAVFYVCYWIAKKLGLDDEFASILGTAVSICGVSAAIAAGGAVKGDQKKISHTISLVLLCAIPMLIIEPLIAKGVGMSAAVAGAWIGGTIDTTGAVVAAGAIAGDAAMAVAVVVKMAQNVLIGFVAFFLAIWFTFKGQAAGEKPTMMEIWFRFPKFVVGFIIASLVFSFLMEESSAKAVTNITKGLRGWWFTLAFLCIGLDTKFKELVSMGGGRPAAAFLIAQFFNIFWTLLFAWLIFGGVLFPVPTF